In the genome of Saccharomonospora viridis DSM 43017, one region contains:
- the phoU gene encoding phosphate signaling complex protein PhoU, giving the protein MREAYNVELENLATKLADMSVQVADAMERATKAMLESDLELAEQVISDDALVDDARADCEEQAYALLALQAPVATDLRIVLAAIHAAESLERMGDLALHVAKAARRRHPEPVLPEDVQPYFADMGKIVVKLARRVEQIIKTRDIEAARRLETEDDQVDDIHRHLFSVIMAKDWEHGVATAVDVTLLGRFYERYADHAVSVARRMVFVVTGRMPGYSTEEF; this is encoded by the coding sequence ATGCGTGAGGCTTATAACGTCGAACTTGAGAACCTGGCCACGAAGCTGGCCGACATGTCCGTTCAGGTGGCGGACGCCATGGAACGGGCGACCAAGGCCATGTTGGAGTCGGACCTGGAGCTGGCGGAGCAGGTCATCAGCGACGATGCCTTGGTCGACGACGCGCGCGCCGATTGCGAGGAGCAGGCGTACGCACTGCTCGCGCTGCAAGCACCCGTGGCCACCGACCTGCGAATCGTGCTCGCCGCCATCCACGCGGCCGAAAGTCTCGAACGGATGGGAGATCTGGCCCTGCACGTCGCGAAGGCGGCCCGTCGTCGGCACCCGGAACCGGTGCTGCCCGAGGACGTCCAGCCGTATTTCGCCGACATGGGCAAGATCGTGGTGAAGCTGGCCCGCCGGGTCGAACAGATCATCAAGACCCGCGACATCGAAGCCGCCCGCCGCCTGGAGACCGAGGACGACCAGGTCGACGACATCCACCGGCACCTGTTCAGCGTCATCATGGCCAAGGACTGGGAACACGGTGTGGCCACCGCCGTGGACGTCACGCTGCTCGGCCGCTTCTACGAGCGTTACGCCGACCACGCCGTGTCCGTGGCCCGGAGGATGGTGTTCGTGGTCACGGGCCGGATGCCGGGCTATTCGACCGAGGAATTCTGA